The Dendropsophus ebraccatus isolate aDenEbr1 chromosome 10, aDenEbr1.pat, whole genome shotgun sequence genome has a segment encoding these proteins:
- the LOC138765675 gene encoding involucrin-like, translating into MGISQMADSDLSGIAISKGQEKPRKTSTESSQSPKATQPSCLRGAFIRIFLKRTEPNNRTEEDSTSNQNTDQDQEGVRGKKRRVTGGIFRLPCLRPAETTGNDIQDKTEEQGNDVVQEEELKPYSKASFLRKIRCYRLMREKDATEKEKVIEMGQRKHDRENAEGKQHKEKVLEQNEEGLQDSNHEEAVGEKGKDTTEQACHATGLGEATEEQDVNVKHVEEQENSLRKEERCTGKLPQEESLTIEDPTESLEGTGKDLAEQESCVVTVKEKSKGSLLDVKKVAEQESQIDKAEQEEQVLAGRQEEDVPEQRNHAAQVEDTDCALSDNVSQAEETGRQEKQEEALGTDSPKKDTEEPTGAVQKCNPESKCPTDVLGDSGNCVSEQEGLTVKVGNTENNVLEQQCLEKDMEQDGKKEKGLEDKDVTEQVSQEDKLENNVLEKVSREKNHADVDGGQEDNLVDQDSHINNEISQPGSQCTGKDEKTEGLVESEDKVMEVLEVSLDVKVEQNEPSEDVHTQVVELPKQVQTSTNTMDITFQEADILHTCVSNDGEDDGMKCKNTELGSLRVEVQDMVEWLVQEASDRLSHYTQESDGTG; encoded by the coding sequence ATGGGGATCTCACAAATGGCAGACTCAGATCTTTCCGGAATTGCAATATCCAAAGGACAAGAAAAGCCCCGTAAGACATCTACAGAAAGCAGTCAAAGTCCAAAAGCAACTCAACCATCCTGCCTAAGAGGAGCTTTCATCCGTATATTTCTGAAGAGAACAGAACCAAACAATAGGACAGAGGAAGACTCCACAAGCAACCAAAATACAGACCAGGACCAGGAGGGAGTAAGAGGCAAAAAACGGAGAGTGACTGGAGGCATCTTCCGACTACCATGCCTCCGACCTGCAGAGACCACTGGTAATGACATTCAGGATAAGACAGAGGAACAAGGTAATGACGTTGTCCAAGAAGAAGAACTAAAACCGTATTCTAAGGCGTCATTTCTTCGTAAAATTAGATGCTACAGATTAATGCGGGAAAAGGATGCTACCGAGAAGGAGAAGGTGATAGAGATGGGACAACGTAAGCATGATAGGGAGAATGCTGAGGGAAAACAGCACAAGGAGAAGGTATTGGAACAGAATGAGGAGGGTCTTCAAGATAGTAACCATGAGGAAGCGGTGGGAGAGAAAGGAAAAGACACAACAGAACAGGCATGTCATGCCACGGGTTTAGGAGAAGCAACGGAAGAACAGGATGTTAATGTGAAGCATGTAGAAGAACAAGAGAACAGTCTAAGAAAAGAGGAACGCTGCACAGGAAAGTTACCACAAGAAGAATCATTGACAATAGAAGATCCGACAGAAAGTCTGGAGGGCACGGGTAAAGACTTGGCGGAACAGGAAAGTTGTGTAGTGACTGTAAAAGAGAAGAGTAAGGGGAGTCTTCTAGATGTCAAAAAAGTGGCAGAACAGGAGAGTCAAATAGATAAAGCAGAACAGGAGGAACAGGTGTTGGCCGGAAGGCAGGAGGAAGACGTGCCAGAACAAAGGAATCACGCAGCACAGGTGGAGGACACAGATTGTGCTTTGTCAGATAATGTGAGCCAAGCCGAGGAGACAGGGAGACAGGAAAAACAGGAGGAGGCATTGGGAACAGATTCACCCAAGAAGGACACAGAAGAGCCAACGGGTGCAGTGCAAAAATGTAACCCAGAAAGCAAATGTCCTACAGATGTGTTGGGGGATTCTGGGAATTGTGTGTCAGAACAAGAAGGTCTCACAGTAAAAGTGGGAAATACTGAAAATAATGTGTTGGAGCAACAATGTCTTGAGAAAGATATGGAACAAGATGGTAAGAAAGAGAAGGGCTTAGAGGACAAAGATGTGACCGAGCAGGTTAGTCAAGAAGATAAACTGGAAAATAATGTTTTGGAAAAGGTCAGCCGAGAGAAGAACCATGCTGACGTAGATGGTGGCCAAGAGGACAACTTGGTAGATCAGGATAGTCATATAAACAATGAGATATCACAACCTGGCAGTCAATGTACTGGGAAGGACGAGAAAACAGAAGGCTTAGTAGAATCTGAAGACAAGGTCATGGAGGTCTTAGAAGTATCCTTAGATGTTAAGGTAGAGCAAAATGAACCTTCTGAGGATGTTCACACCCAAGTTGTGGAATTACCGAAACAGGTTCAAACATCAACAAATACAATGGACATTACCTTTCAGGAGGCAGATATCCTCCACACATGTGTCAGTAATGATGGTGAGGATGACGGAATGAAGTGCAAGAACACAGAATTGGGATCCCTAAGAGTGGAGGTGCAGGACATGGTTGAGTGGTTGGTACAGGAAGCCTCAGACAGACTATCCCATTACACACAAGAATCAGACGGTACTGGATAA